The following are from one region of the Syngnathus acus chromosome 19, fSynAcu1.2, whole genome shotgun sequence genome:
- the LOC119138304 gene encoding adenosine kinase-like isoform X3, with protein sequence MYSHLSGRSLGTCRYLQPNLGAHHSDGKIRLDLTCTRAADLDKCQAPAARKWMIQKPHKVATFFGCIGTDRFGEILKKKSEEAHVDARYYEQSCEPTGTCAACITGDNRSLVANLAAAQCYKKEQHLDLDSNWDLVTKAKVYYIAGFFLTVSPESMLKVAKHASQNNKLFCINLSAPFICQFFNAAMMELMPYVDILFGNETEAATFAKQLDFQTDDIGEIARLARNLPKDNPARPRVVVFTQGKDDTVATTGEKVTMFPVLDIDQNHIVDTNGAGDSFVGGFLSALVQEHPLEECIRAGHYAANVIIRRVGCTFPEKPDFH encoded by the exons atgtatTCCCACCTGAGCGGCCGCTCGCTCGGCACATGTCGTTATTTACAGCCTAACCTTGGAGCTCATCACAGCGACGGCAAAATCAGATTGGACTTGACATGTACCCGAGCCGCTGACCTTGATAAGTGCCAGGCGCCCGCAGCAAGGAAG TGGATGATCCAGAAGCCCCACAAGGTGGCGACCTTCTTCGGCTGCATCGGCACTGACCGCTTCGGCGAGATTCTGAAGAAGAAGTCGGAGGAGGCGCACGTGGACGCCCGCTACTACGAGCAGAGTTGCGAGCCCACCGGCACCTGCGCCGCCTGCATCACCGGCGACAACCG GTCCCTAGTGGCCAACCTGGCGGCAGCGCAATGCTACAAGAAGGAGCAGCATCTGGACCTGGATAGCAACTGGGACCTGGTGACCAAAGCCAAGGTCTACTACATTGCA GGCTTTTTCCTGACCGTGTCTCCGGAGTCCATGCTGAAGGTGGCCAAGCACGCCTcgcaaaacaacaaactctTCTGCATAAACCTGTCGGCGCCTTTCATCTGTCAGTTTTTCAACGCCGCCATGATGGAGCTCATGCCTTACGTGGACATCCTGTTTGGCAACGAGACG GAGGCGGCCACGTTCGCAAAGCAACTGGACTTCCAG ACGGATGACATCGGCGAGATCGCCAGGCTGGCCAGAAACCTGCCCAAGGACAACCCAGCCAGGCCCAGGGTGGTGGTCTTCACGCAGGGCAAGGACGACACCGTGGCCACCACCG GTGAGAAGGTGACCATGTTCCCCGTGCTGGACATCGACCAGAACCACATTGTGGACACAAACGGAGCTGGAGACTCCTTTGTCGGAG GGTTCCTGTCAGCGCTGGTCCAGGAGCATCCCCTGGAGGAGTGCATCCGAGCGGGACACTACGCCGCCAACGTCATCATCCGCCGAGTGGGCTGCACCTTCCCGGAAAAGCCCGACTTTCACTAG